A single region of the Gracilibacillus caseinilyticus genome encodes:
- a CDS encoding nucleotide sugar dehydrogenase, with protein MGFFEQLSQKIELKKANIGVIGMGYVGLPLAVEMVKSGFNVCGIDLSEEKIQSLRNGNSYINDISDQDLQESLDTNRFFPTNEYEVVKELDAISICVPTPLSENQDPDTSYISSVIESVKPYMKKGMLVTLESTTYPGTTDELILKEFHRMGYEPGNDIFLCYSPERVDPGNESFHTNNVPKVMGGITENCNKVGKMLYSNYIENVVPVSSPKVAEMSKLLENTFRSVNIAFVNEMALMCERMDIDVWEVIDAAATKPFGFMKFQPGPGIGGHCIPLDPMYLSWKAKGFRFYSKFIDLAQSINNNMPDVVTRKTSEVLNIYGKSINSSKILILGMAYKPNISDLRESPGLYLYELYKENGANVDYYDPHAHSFIDEDGSIAHSISYSKEGLKQYDCMVLVTNHSDFDYDELANLEIPIVDTRNAFKDYHQQHIHKLGTTSKVNKKHQESIAL; from the coding sequence ATGGGTTTTTTTGAACAATTAAGCCAAAAAATCGAATTGAAGAAAGCAAATATCGGGGTCATCGGCATGGGTTATGTCGGGCTGCCACTTGCGGTAGAGATGGTAAAATCAGGATTTAACGTATGTGGGATTGATTTAAGTGAGGAAAAAATTCAATCCTTAAGAAATGGTAATTCATACATTAATGATATTTCAGATCAGGATTTGCAAGAAAGCTTAGACACGAATCGTTTCTTTCCGACTAACGAGTATGAAGTAGTGAAGGAGCTAGACGCTATCAGCATTTGTGTTCCAACACCGCTTAGTGAAAATCAGGATCCAGATACTTCTTATATTTCGAGTGTAATCGAGAGTGTTAAACCATATATGAAGAAAGGGATGCTCGTTACATTAGAAAGTACTACTTATCCAGGTACGACTGATGAGCTAATCCTGAAAGAATTCCATCGCATGGGCTATGAACCTGGAAATGATATTTTCCTATGCTATTCTCCAGAACGTGTGGACCCTGGTAATGAGTCATTCCATACGAATAATGTACCGAAAGTAATGGGAGGCATCACGGAAAACTGTAATAAAGTTGGTAAGATGCTTTATAGCAATTATATTGAAAATGTTGTACCAGTATCTTCACCTAAAGTAGCTGAAATGTCCAAGCTCTTGGAAAATACGTTCCGTAGTGTCAATATCGCATTCGTAAATGAAATGGCATTAATGTGCGAACGCATGGACATCGATGTATGGGAAGTGATTGATGCTGCAGCAACAAAGCCATTTGGTTTTATGAAGTTCCAACCGGGACCAGGGATTGGCGGTCATTGTATTCCGCTCGACCCTATGTATCTATCATGGAAAGCAAAAGGCTTCCGTTTCTATAGTAAATTTATCGATTTGGCACAATCTATTAACAATAATATGCCTGATGTTGTTACTAGAAAGACATCAGAAGTGTTGAACATTTATGGCAAGTCTATTAATAGCTCCAAAATACTTATTCTAGGTATGGCATATAAACCAAATATTAGTGACTTGCGCGAGTCTCCAGGGTTATACCTGTATGAATTGTATAAAGAAAATGGAGCAAATGTGGACTATTACGATCCGCATGCCCACAGCTTTATTGATGAAGATGGCTCGATTGCACACTCTATATCATACAGTAAAGAAGGATTGAAACAGTATGATTGCATGGTGTTAGTGACGAACCATAGTGATTTTGATTACGATGAACTTGCTAATCTGGAAATTCCAATTGTTGATACAAGAAATGCCTTTAAGGACTACCATCAACAACATATTCACAAACTAGGAACAACATCAAAAGTAAATAAAAAACACCAAGAATCTATCGCTTTGTAA
- a CDS encoding response regulator transcription factor has product MTKAPTGSKILNSFQHFLHYYQASGLTCGIITVRADLDQSGLEKLKAKLEKQEPDTAFQINYDAQSGIVGLLLDDCDLAYTHFYALFVKEFLEQSDQLTGPLLVGSFPENSDDAEQMLTYMIQEMTNADSGEKEIEVFENITKAKTETRSILIVDPDETILQLLKNYLESKEYVVHTAQNGRDGLDQYKKLLPDLVITEINLPAIAGYQFINELKKIAEHSNSHSEIIVLTNKELEENIKLTFEYGVAEYMTKSFSLIELEARIKRLVKVMG; this is encoded by the coding sequence ATGACGAAAGCACCAACAGGTTCCAAAATTTTAAATTCTTTTCAGCACTTTCTTCATTATTACCAGGCAAGTGGATTAACGTGCGGGATTATTACAGTGCGTGCAGATCTTGATCAATCAGGTTTAGAAAAGCTAAAGGCGAAGTTGGAAAAACAAGAGCCTGATACAGCTTTTCAAATAAACTATGATGCCCAATCAGGTATTGTTGGTCTATTATTGGATGATTGTGATCTGGCTTATACTCACTTTTACGCATTGTTCGTGAAAGAATTCTTAGAACAATCCGATCAATTAACGGGCCCTTTATTAGTGGGAAGTTTCCCTGAGAATAGTGATGACGCTGAACAAATGCTTACCTATATGATACAGGAAATGACGAACGCCGATAGCGGTGAAAAAGAAATAGAAGTGTTTGAAAATATAACAAAAGCAAAAACAGAAACTCGCTCCATCCTTATTGTGGATCCTGATGAAACCATTCTTCAACTCTTGAAAAACTACTTAGAAAGTAAAGAGTATGTGGTCCATACGGCACAAAATGGAAGAGACGGACTGGATCAATATAAGAAGCTTCTCCCTGATTTAGTCATTACAGAAATCAACTTACCAGCTATAGCAGGCTACCAATTTATCAATGAATTAAAAAAGATTGCCGAACATTCAAACAGTCACTCCGAAATTATCGTGTTAACCAATAAGGAGTTGGAAGAAAATATTAAGTTAACCTTTGAATATGGCGTAGCAGAATATATGACAAAATCTTTTTCACTTATTGAACTCGAAGCACGAATCAAACGACTAGTGAAAGTAATGGGTTAA
- a CDS encoding glycosyltransferase family 2 protein: MREILLAYGIFAMYYVIAINTIYCGIILFSFKRLPGIIKETFYSKYEPLSGSKHVPPISVLVPAFNEELTVKENVRSLLALHYPEHEVIVVNDGSSDDTVGVLIEEFKLSYYKPTFIKDTIPTSEVKGIYYNPDFPNLYLVDKENGGKADALNAGINLAHYSLVSSIDADSLLESDALVRIARKYMENPEEYVAIGGNVRIANGCKISDGMVKKVNLPKKLLPMLQTVEYMKAFLGGRIGWSEINGLIIVSGAFGVFKKDYIVKVGGYRGGYPGEDMNIIIKLHRYMLDNKLPYKIDFCPDAVCWTQAPDTFKILGSQRKRWGRGNLKNMLEEGMYMFMRPKYKVMGWLTIPYNIIFETLSPYFRITGFLALVGYGLLDMSGWTILGVFMLINVLYGTLLGIGALLIEEMAFQRYPRVRDYFKMVLYTILMFFGYRQLGILWRFLGHIDFMRKNNTWGTMTRTSWNDDNETKQSA, translated from the coding sequence GTGAGAGAAATACTTCTGGCTTACGGTATTTTTGCCATGTATTATGTGATTGCTATTAACACGATTTATTGTGGAATTATTTTGTTTTCGTTTAAGAGATTACCTGGAATTATCAAAGAAACTTTTTATTCCAAGTATGAACCTTTATCAGGTTCTAAACATGTACCACCTATCTCTGTGCTGGTTCCGGCATTTAATGAGGAATTGACTGTCAAAGAGAATGTTCGTTCTTTGTTAGCTTTGCATTACCCGGAGCACGAAGTCATTGTCGTCAATGATGGTTCTAGTGATGATACAGTAGGTGTGTTAATTGAAGAATTTAAACTGAGTTATTATAAACCAACCTTTATTAAAGACACTATTCCTACTTCAGAAGTGAAAGGAATTTACTACAATCCAGATTTTCCTAATCTGTATTTAGTAGATAAAGAAAATGGAGGAAAGGCGGATGCTTTAAATGCTGGGATTAACTTAGCACATTATTCACTTGTTTCTTCCATCGATGCCGATTCTCTGTTAGAGAGTGATGCACTCGTTCGAATTGCCAGAAAGTATATGGAAAATCCAGAGGAATATGTAGCGATTGGTGGAAATGTTCGCATTGCTAATGGCTGTAAGATTTCCGATGGGATGGTAAAGAAAGTAAATCTGCCGAAAAAACTGTTACCAATGTTACAAACGGTGGAATATATGAAGGCATTCCTAGGGGGAAGAATCGGCTGGAGTGAAATTAATGGATTAATTATTGTGTCCGGTGCATTCGGTGTATTCAAGAAGGATTATATCGTGAAGGTCGGTGGTTACCGTGGAGGTTATCCGGGCGAGGATATGAATATTATTATCAAACTCCATCGATATATGCTGGATAACAAACTTCCATATAAAATCGATTTTTGTCCGGATGCTGTCTGCTGGACGCAAGCACCTGATACATTTAAGATCCTTGGCAGTCAACGGAAACGATGGGGAAGAGGAAATCTGAAAAATATGCTCGAAGAAGGCATGTATATGTTTATGCGTCCAAAATATAAAGTAATGGGCTGGCTGACGATTCCTTACAATATTATTTTTGAAACATTAAGTCCTTATTTCAGAATTACTGGTTTTCTAGCACTTGTCGGTTATGGTTTGTTAGATATGTCAGGTTGGACCATTCTCGGCGTTTTTATGCTTATTAATGTCTTATACGGAACACTGTTAGGGATAGGAGCATTATTAATTGAAGAAATGGCTTTCCAGAGATATCCGAGAGTTCGAGACTATTTCAAAATGGTCTTATACACGATTTTAATGTTCTTCGGTTACCGACAACTCGGGATCTTGTGGCGTTTCTTAGGTCACATTGACTTTATGCGAAAAAACAATACTTGGGGAACGATGACAAGAACAAGTTGGAATGATGATAATGAAACGAAGCAATCTGCTTAA
- a CDS encoding HEAT repeat domain-containing protein, with product MFINLQAAYWMIGSLFILMFILSTITLSIKVNKKRVEKKERQCLSELQSYIQYLQTQLDNAERLRTPAKKLRTFEKKVLQKRLVQLVDQLEGVHRQKLLTLCKDIGLISYNRERLKSPWSIVRIDAAFHLGILRDSGSTSTLFSMLFRNKIEPSIYIIARSIAQTSTSVTEMKTLLRYLVENGKQDSHLVADIAKEAEVDLGTVYADFLNESKVEFVKVGLIGLQNQVDFHIPENVDRFLDSDDREVRILAAKLLTISMSLNKKDIEVYMQFPDWEVRYHFVEWIGNSELKQFADLLKEGVEDSNWMVSRASAKSLIQLGTRGFEIICELAFGNDGDQGIEVAHEFMEEELKQSIHSFSNLADITDYNQKVYIYQKYFGKSDDYLIKSV from the coding sequence TTGTTTATTAATTTACAAGCCGCTTACTGGATGATAGGTAGTTTATTCATTCTTATGTTTATCTTATCAACCATTACGTTAAGCATAAAAGTGAATAAAAAAAGAGTAGAAAAGAAAGAAAGACAGTGCTTGTCAGAACTCCAAAGCTATATTCAATACTTGCAGACCCAACTAGATAATGCAGAGCGTTTAAGGACACCCGCAAAAAAACTTCGAACTTTTGAAAAGAAGGTTTTACAAAAAAGATTGGTGCAACTGGTGGATCAATTAGAAGGTGTGCACAGACAGAAACTTCTTACATTGTGTAAAGACATTGGCTTAATTTCATACAACAGAGAACGTTTGAAAAGTCCGTGGTCCATTGTTCGTATCGATGCAGCATTTCATTTAGGAATATTAAGAGATAGCGGATCTACTTCTACATTATTTTCGATGCTGTTTCGCAATAAAATAGAACCTTCTATTTATATTATTGCACGATCCATTGCCCAAACATCAACAAGTGTAACGGAAATGAAAACCCTTTTGAGATACCTTGTGGAGAATGGGAAGCAAGACAGCCACCTGGTTGCAGATATAGCCAAAGAAGCAGAAGTGGATTTAGGAACGGTATATGCAGATTTTCTGAATGAGAGCAAAGTAGAATTTGTGAAAGTAGGTTTAATTGGTTTACAAAATCAAGTCGATTTCCATATACCAGAAAATGTTGATCGTTTCTTAGATTCTGATGACAGAGAAGTGAGAATTCTTGCTGCAAAACTTCTAACTATCTCTATGTCTCTCAACAAGAAGGATATTGAAGTCTACATGCAGTTTCCTGATTGGGAGGTTCGTTATCATTTTGTTGAGTGGATCGGTAATTCAGAGCTAAAACAATTTGCTGACTTACTAAAAGAAGGCGTAGAGGACTCCAACTGGATGGTTTCGAGAGCTAGTGCAAAAAGTCTAATCCAATTAGGGACGAGAGGCTTTGAGATTATTTGTGAACTTGCCTTTGGTAACGATGGAGATCAAGGCATAGAAGTGGCCCATGAGTTTATGGAAGAAGAATTAAAACAATCGATTCATAGCTTTTCAAATTTAGCAGATATCACTGATTATAATCAGAAAGTATATATCTATCAAAAGTATTTTGGAAAGAGCGATGATTACTTAATCAAATCTGTTTAG
- a CDS encoding response regulator transcription factor has translation MISIMLVDDHPVIGEGSKLIIEKEDDMEVTIADSPGKAIEILKDEDFTIMLFDLRMDGMNGIELTKQVRSMGKTSPILIYTGHDVGPYFNTLMEAGVTGFISKTASREELIQAIRYGIEDKAIVPVSLLEQLRKVEIRVHEKQKNSVEQTNEVSISSKEQDILTEVAKGKSNKEIAECFFKSPRTIEYHLTEIFKKLRVKTRAEAVLKSKQLGVITEDIK, from the coding sequence TTGATTTCAATTATGTTAGTGGATGATCATCCAGTGATAGGAGAGGGTTCTAAGTTAATCATTGAAAAAGAAGACGATATGGAAGTAACCATCGCCGATAGTCCTGGCAAAGCGATTGAAATATTGAAAGATGAAGACTTTACCATCATGTTATTTGATTTACGAATGGATGGAATGAACGGAATTGAGCTGACGAAGCAGGTACGTTCGATGGGCAAGACATCTCCGATTTTAATCTATACTGGACATGATGTGGGACCGTATTTTAATACATTAATGGAAGCTGGAGTCACAGGTTTTATTAGTAAAACAGCTTCAAGAGAGGAACTTATACAAGCCATTCGTTATGGGATAGAAGACAAAGCAATTGTTCCGGTTTCGTTGTTGGAGCAATTGCGAAAAGTAGAAATTCGTGTGCATGAAAAACAAAAAAATAGTGTGGAACAAACAAATGAGGTATCTATCAGTTCGAAAGAGCAGGATATTCTAACAGAAGTGGCAAAAGGGAAGAGTAATAAAGAAATTGCAGAGTGCTTCTTTAAGAGTCCTCGAACGATCGAATATCATTTGACTGAGATTTTTAAGAAGCTTCGAGTCAAAACAAGAGCAGAAGCGGTATTGAAATCCAAACAACTAGGTGTTATCACAGAAGATATAAAATAA
- a CDS encoding ATP-binding protein has product MKETTDGQWKITKVDSIGWAAQRKVETGDIITEINGKNPESFHFIKQYGVVGHLDQMKVLRNGSLLEFEVQVPRNYNTLLYHTLLPLLAFLVLFGFSVYIYCKKRDNKVVFILVAFFIAVGLCYVSAGASARTDSFARIMNSLSMMMVPALFIHFHYRYFFKYQIQFMKMKYLVIIYVVNLLVVLLGMLSIFVYVGNMYVFFRNAQLLLFSFEILLSFVVLIYHYFKYRKMVQKPILQNAIFGIVVSFFPFIFLTALPNTIFGVELIPASLTAACLIFLPVFFLYLVIMDQVFDIDFINSRLRYYAFISLILTGIIIGIMLFFTNLSFIEWARVTILTYGSLIIIFYLEEKFNIRHRLFKDKFNLDRYSYDIAKIVKREELDKRLIKEIREVLPIQKVSLIKFDKKGVNTELSAGDNIYPEGLIEIYIKYYNPMISIGSQFSIEGGLCYIISEQHDSIHVLWIQRKANFTPFNRDEQSWLKMLVHYTSIVYENFQLIEGVTEDMKQSLDNDQAMPPWMLRLLFRLSEKERTRLSSDLHDSALQEQLVWYRKVEELLEEDQLPDSVRAPLTDMRQGLLGVVEQIRETCTLLRPPFLKETGIIEALSYLIQQYRSRESFAIEFISHDFKVNLEDDQALVIYRVVQELLNNASKHSGASQIVIEMKSEGNAVFLTYKDDGVGFPPNTSYHSGKHMGLVGIRQRVNSIRGNMEVFSSENTGVEVAILLETDLEIRHYSDVM; this is encoded by the coding sequence GTGAAGGAAACTACTGATGGACAATGGAAAATTACCAAAGTAGACTCAATTGGATGGGCGGCACAAAGAAAGGTCGAAACTGGCGATATTATTACGGAAATCAATGGGAAAAACCCGGAGTCATTTCATTTTATTAAACAGTATGGAGTGGTTGGGCATCTCGATCAAATGAAAGTCCTGCGTAATGGAAGTTTACTGGAGTTTGAAGTGCAAGTGCCAAGGAATTATAATACTCTTTTATACCATACGTTATTGCCATTGCTAGCATTTTTAGTGCTTTTTGGTTTTTCTGTTTATATTTATTGTAAGAAACGTGACAATAAAGTGGTTTTCATTTTAGTGGCTTTTTTTATCGCTGTTGGCCTTTGTTATGTCAGCGCAGGGGCTTCCGCTCGTACGGATTCGTTTGCACGTATTATGAACAGTTTATCAATGATGATGGTGCCGGCCTTGTTTATTCATTTTCATTATCGGTATTTCTTTAAGTACCAGATTCAATTCATGAAAATGAAATATCTGGTCATCATCTATGTGGTAAACCTTCTTGTGGTTTTACTTGGGATGTTGTCGATATTTGTGTATGTCGGAAACATGTATGTTTTTTTTAGAAACGCACAATTACTCTTATTTTCTTTTGAAATTTTACTGAGCTTTGTCGTTCTTATTTATCATTATTTTAAATATCGAAAAATGGTTCAAAAACCAATTTTACAGAATGCTATTTTTGGAATTGTCGTATCGTTTTTTCCTTTTATCTTTTTAACTGCTTTACCAAATACGATATTTGGTGTGGAATTAATTCCTGCATCCTTAACGGCGGCATGCCTTATTTTTCTGCCTGTGTTTTTTCTATACTTAGTGATCATGGATCAAGTGTTTGATATTGATTTTATCAATAGTCGTTTAAGGTATTATGCGTTTATATCATTGATACTCACAGGAATTATTATTGGAATAATGCTGTTCTTCACTAATTTATCTTTTATAGAATGGGCAAGAGTCACTATCTTAACTTACGGATCACTAATTATTATTTTTTACTTAGAAGAGAAATTCAATATTAGGCATCGATTATTTAAGGACAAGTTTAATCTTGATCGTTATTCTTATGATATTGCAAAAATCGTAAAGAGAGAGGAACTGGATAAACGGTTAATCAAAGAAATAAGAGAAGTACTCCCAATCCAAAAAGTCTCGCTTATAAAGTTTGATAAAAAAGGAGTAAATACAGAACTGTCTGCTGGTGATAATATATATCCAGAAGGCTTAATTGAAATTTACATAAAGTATTATAACCCTATGATTTCAATTGGCTCACAATTCTCCATTGAAGGAGGATTATGTTACATCATCAGTGAGCAGCATGATTCTATTCATGTACTATGGATACAACGAAAGGCGAACTTTACACCATTTAACAGGGATGAGCAGAGCTGGCTAAAAATGCTAGTGCATTATACGAGTATTGTCTATGAAAACTTCCAATTGATAGAGGGTGTAACGGAGGATATGAAGCAATCGCTGGATAATGACCAGGCAATGCCACCCTGGATGTTAAGGTTATTATTTAGACTGTCTGAAAAAGAACGGACAAGATTATCTTCAGATCTACACGATTCTGCCCTGCAAGAACAATTAGTCTGGTATAGGAAAGTGGAAGAATTACTCGAAGAGGATCAGTTGCCGGATTCTGTTAGAGCGCCGTTAACGGATATGCGCCAAGGTTTGCTGGGTGTTGTGGAGCAAATTCGTGAGACTTGTACGTTATTAAGACCGCCTTTCTTGAAGGAAACGGGAATTATCGAAGCATTATCCTATTTAATTCAGCAATATCGCTCTCGCGAAAGTTTTGCTATTGAATTTATATCCCATGACTTCAAGGTGAATCTTGAAGATGATCAAGCTCTGGTTATTTACCGGGTGGTGCAGGAATTATTAAATAATGCATCCAAGCATTCCGGAGCAAGCCAGATTGTAATAGAGATGAAAAGTGAGGGCAACGCAGTATTTTTGACATATAAAGATGACGGAGTAGGTTTTCCACCCAACACATCCTACCATTCAGGAAAACATATGGGCCTTGTAGGTATTAGACAACGTGTTAATAGTATTCGAGGTAATATGGAGGTGTTTTCCTCTGAAAATACTGGTGTGGAGGTTGCTATTTTACTTGAAACGGATTTAGAAATAAGACATTACTCTGACGTGATGTAA
- the comX gene encoding competence pheromone ComX, with amino-acid sequence MLQNVVEKLVKNPDLIKRLKEGKLELSGVSEMEKAAVLDVVSDNNSTQQLQAKNCYWQ; translated from the coding sequence ATGTTACAAAATGTAGTAGAAAAGTTAGTTAAGAATCCTGATCTGATCAAAAGGTTAAAAGAGGGAAAGCTTGAACTATCCGGTGTTTCAGAGATGGAGAAAGCGGCAGTGTTGGACGTTGTTTCTGATAATAACAGTACTCAGCAACTGCAGGCAAAGAATTGCTATTGGCAGTAA
- a CDS encoding polyprenyl synthetase family protein — protein sequence MNTHLDNDDLKEYAISYILYKNQEGFSFSSLTQFHYHMDVDDKSKGIVHASAAIEFLMLALDILDDLQDQDDKEKPWSLVSLSTSMNISTGFLMLSTLVLRQSRFDNEVKMQALQYLDEQVLRAVEGQHKDLQCSCATEEEFVSMMKDKSGSLMACATLIGATLQCTRQHEIIQDYSENFGVAAQLANDIDGLLRLDTKNDLLHKQWTLPIMLLAKESDREADWIRAYYAGKVDKKFMVQREEELFQWIYHSPVVSYVKVLKRLYQRKALERMLDLQVSQDWKDGMQEYLEQI from the coding sequence GTGAATACACATTTGGATAATGATGACCTGAAGGAATATGCAATTTCTTACATATTATACAAGAATCAAGAAGGTTTTTCTTTCTCGTCTTTAACTCAGTTTCATTATCATATGGACGTGGATGACAAGAGTAAAGGGATTGTCCATGCTTCAGCGGCAATAGAGTTTTTGATGCTGGCTTTGGATATACTTGATGATTTACAGGATCAAGATGATAAGGAGAAGCCTTGGTCTCTGGTGTCTTTGTCTACTTCTATGAATATATCAACGGGTTTTTTAATGTTAAGTACACTTGTCCTGAGACAATCTCGTTTTGATAACGAGGTAAAGATGCAAGCACTTCAGTATTTAGATGAACAGGTATTGCGTGCGGTAGAAGGTCAACATAAAGATCTGCAGTGTTCTTGTGCTACCGAAGAAGAATTTGTTAGCATGATGAAAGATAAATCAGGATCCTTAATGGCTTGTGCGACACTTATTGGAGCAACCCTTCAGTGCACAAGACAACATGAGATTATTCAGGATTACTCAGAAAACTTCGGAGTTGCAGCGCAATTAGCAAATGATATCGATGGATTGCTCCGACTGGACACCAAGAATGATTTATTGCATAAGCAATGGACTCTCCCAATCATGTTACTTGCAAAGGAAAGTGATCGAGAAGCAGATTGGATACGGGCTTATTATGCTGGCAAGGTAGACAAGAAGTTTATGGTGCAGAGGGAAGAGGAGTTGTTTCAGTGGATTTATCATTCACCGGTTGTGTCATATGTCAAAGTGTTAAAACGCCTGTACCAGAGAAAAGCATTAGAAAGAATGTTGGACCTGCAGGTTAGCCAAGATTGGAAAGATGGCATGCAGGAGTATTTAGAGCAAATATAA
- a CDS encoding tubby C-terminal domain-like protein, with amino-acid sequence MAIKKNNNDWASFYEDDVEVARWLFHLHEGNIHHVQIERNATIQSPGFYIFIAQLISSS; translated from the coding sequence GTGGCCATTAAGAAGAATAATAATGACTGGGCAAGTTTTTATGAGGACGATGTCGAAGTGGCAAGATGGTTATTTCACTTACATGAAGGAAACATACATCACGTACAAATTGAACGTAATGCAACGATTCAATCTCCGGGTTTCTATATTTTCATCGCACAATTAATATCCTCTTCTTAG
- a CDS encoding LolA family protein encodes MKKYTSIIMGIILLIVLSACGDKSKDDVVEKLESMAENMSAYQSQSMMTLKTGKEDQVYRVDVTHKKKDFYRVLLKNENDEESSQIILRNDDGVFVLTPALNKSFKFQSEWPANNSQPYLFQSLIQDLVDDSEATFTATDNYYVFETKTSYESNSNLPYQTIYFDKKTYAPVLVEVLDRDKNTLVEVEFTSFELDPELPDNTFDMETNMTSSIFGVPVMAQEDMPKQLSVLYPSANMGSELVEENQMDLENGKRVILSYQGEKNYTIIQETVDVMPTSAASPESVNGEPVDLGFTVGAQTNSSLEWHYQGVNYYLASEQLTKEEMQEVASSMTTEEATK; translated from the coding sequence ATGAAAAAATATACAAGCATAATAATGGGGATTATTTTGTTAATTGTATTAAGCGCTTGTGGGGACAAATCGAAAGATGATGTGGTGGAAAAATTGGAAAGCATGGCAGAGAATATGAGTGCTTATCAGTCACAGTCGATGATGACCTTGAAAACAGGAAAAGAAGATCAGGTTTATCGTGTTGATGTCACACACAAGAAAAAAGATTTCTACCGTGTTTTGTTAAAAAATGAGAATGATGAGGAAAGCAGTCAAATCATTTTACGTAATGATGACGGTGTATTTGTTCTGACGCCAGCATTGAATAAAAGCTTTAAGTTCCAAAGTGAATGGCCAGCGAACAACAGCCAGCCATATTTGTTCCAATCACTTATTCAGGACTTAGTAGATGACAGTGAAGCAACTTTCACAGCAACAGATAATTATTATGTGTTTGAAACGAAAACAAGCTATGAGAGCAACAGCAATTTACCATACCAAACAATTTACTTCGATAAGAAAACTTATGCACCTGTATTAGTTGAGGTCCTGGATCGTGATAAAAATACATTGGTAGAAGTAGAGTTCACAAGCTTCGAATTAGATCCAGAGTTACCTGATAATACGTTTGATATGGAGACAAACATGACAAGCAGTATCTTCGGTGTACCGGTAATGGCGCAGGAAGATATGCCGAAACAACTGTCTGTGCTGTATCCTTCAGCAAACATGGGCTCTGAATTAGTAGAAGAGAATCAAATGGATCTAGAAAACGGCAAACGTGTTATTTTATCTTATCAAGGTGAAAAGAATTACACCATTATTCAAGAAACAGTGGATGTTATGCCTACCAGTGCAGCATCACCTGAATCAGTGAATGGTGAGCCTGTTGACTTAGGTTTCACTGTAGGTGCCCAGACGAATTCCTCTTTAGAATGGCATTATCAAGGGGTTAATTACTATTTGGCTAGTGAACAATTAACAAAAGAAGAAATGCAAGAAGTAGCAAGCTCGATGACAACAGAAGAGGCAACGAAATAA